The Etheostoma cragini isolate CJK2018 chromosome 22, CSU_Ecrag_1.0, whole genome shotgun sequence genome segment CACCTGGTTGGCACCTGGTTGCTAGCGATGATGACACAATGATTAGTGCCGATTCTATCGGACCagtcagtagtctgcaggttttcacgttacagtttggtatcgcctcaggcTGTTTGGAACCTAGACGgaggtgatactaaaaaaaagtacctgttagctaGGAACCGATACTTTTTTATCATAATGGAAAAGCAAAAGGGACAAGTAGAGGCGAGTCCAGCAGGTACCATGCAATGGAAAAACCCCattagtgtttattttcttaaacatttcagtcttttttaaGGAAGTGTACCAGCTGTGGCTTTAAACACAGCTGTGGTGGTGTAAAGCTGCTGTTCACAACATATCACCTGAGGTTAGTTGGTGATAACCAACTGAAATCTGACAGGAAGCAGACAATAAATGAAAACCTTGTATTTACCATAGGCCgttaacggtctatggtaaATACATGAAACAATTAGACACGTTAGTGGCGCTGTGAGGGGTGCTTTTAACTTATTGCTATTGGcagaatgctaacatgcttgATGAAAATGCTAGCACGTTGACGTCTTGCAGGTGttatgtttaccatgttcaccctTTTCACtcaaaccacaaatgtcaacctcgctgtggcactagaggaaaagaTGGGGTGTGACCAATGTctgtaggattcatcctctgggagcCGTGAATGGCTccacaaaatgtcatggcagtCCATTATatggttgttgagatatttcagaaACTAACATTGACGTTcttagaaatcttttttttaaagaattctcTAATTTCAGTTTAAAGAGATATCCTTTTATCgcatgaaatgtcaaaaaaggactCAAAAGTCCCAATGGAAGTATAAACAAAGGTTTACAAGATGGAATGATTATAGTGTATAGTATTATAGTATAGCTGGGTAAAACATTGGAACAATTTAGAAAACATCAGTATGGATCCCAACGTGCCACGTTATTCCATAAGTTTGCCTCCCACTCTCAGCCATGGTGATAAAGTGCCCCTCTGTGTGGAATGAGCCAACAGTGGGTTACCATGAAGTGTGCCCCAGTAGTTGAAGTGTCTCTCTGTCGCTAGAGAGCTAGCAGGAAGTGCCGCTCGGGTGCTTCTCCTCTGTCTCATCAATGCAGCTTTCATTCTCCCTCGGTGGGGCAAGATGGAAGCTGTACAGAAGGACCACTGGTACTTCGTGGTACTcatctttcttccttttcttaaaGGTACGGTtgatatacatatttttaaagtttaaagtagattaacacttttattgactGTTAAAGGTGGCattcacttctctctctcagtaCTCTGAAAGGCTAATTTATTTAACCATTTTTATCATCAGTTTCTAATCTTTCACTTACAATCAGTAATTTAAACTAAACCTTCCTTTAAGCCATCATTTGTGTAAATTTATATTGGAAGATTGTAGAAGAGCTTGTTATTGTGAGTTTTGCAAGACATTGTTATTCTAAACCTGCCAGAACTCTCCCGGGGGCATCACTGGACTTGAAATCAGTTGTCATTCAGCTCGGATAAAAGCCTTCGAAAACTTGGAAGCTTGATCACTAACTATTGtcagttgtgtgtatgtgtactggCTCAAATTAGCCTAATTACCATTAACCCAAAGATGGCCTCAAAGCTGTGAATGGCTTTGTTAATCTTCAAGTAGAGGAGATTTAGAGGGGGAaacatggctttttttgacaaattggTGCAAAAAATGTCTCTAAAGTTTAGagaatatattaaaaaagaaatcaattagTTACAGTTAGTTATTAGTTCCTACAGCTGGTTGTTCTTGTATATAATTgagatttactgttttttttttatcctttacTGATTTATCAGTTTGAAGATTTCTAGATGCATGATTTCTAGATTCTGTCTTTGTCCAGTTGCTGCCCAGCACATGGAGCCTGCTACAGTCCGCCTGGAGGAAGGGATGGTTCTCAACTGTTTGTGTCCTTGGGACGGCAACCTCAGCTTGGTGTCCTGGACCAAACTACCAGACAAGAATCTGGTAGCTGTTTTCCATCCAGAGTATGGAGTGGACTTCTCTCACCATTACCGGGAAAGGATAGAGTTCCTGAGGACCACGCCGATGGACGGAAGTATTTCCATGAGGAATGTCACTCACCAGGATATCGGGCTCTACCACTGCTCTGTTCAGACCTTCCCTCAAGGCCCCTGGACAAGGAACATTCAGGTGGAAgatttaggtaaaaaaaaaaaatacagaggtgGAAATTTGAAGCTCTCCCGCTGAATGATGTTGGAAATGAAACTGTAGAGATTGTTTGGTTTCCATCACGCATTAAGATTTCTTTATTCTTCGACAAGctatttcttgtgtgtgttgtgtttacagatgAGCCCCCAGAGGAAGACAACAGCACAGAGTCCTCCATCCCAGAGGTGATCGAGGCGGACACAGAGTTGTTGGCAGAGCTGGACAACAACCTGACCATTAGCTGTAACCACGAGCACAATGGTAGCGTTTACCAGGTCATTTTGGAGAAGATGCCCCACGGCCAGCCCTGGGGCATTATCGGAGTGTGTAAGAAGGTGGAAGGGGGCCTGCTGGCCGAGGACTACAGCGACAGGGGCAGGGTCAGCTGTGCAGACAGCCTGGATGTCAATCTGCACCTGACAGGTGTGGAGCGGAAAGATGGCGGTTTCTACCGCTGCACCTTCAGCACAGATGCGGGGGTGCGGACGACCACTGTGCTGCTCACTGTGCCTCCTCCAGGTAGAAAGACAGAAATCATGCAATAATCAACTTACACAAAAATCCGGCCTTATGGCTGAATGATACATCATTTCTCACACTTAAAATGATTTATGGATGCAAATTTGTCTCACAGAGTGCAGTGATTGATGaaacataaatgaacacaataaaacaatgtttgtgATGTTAATCTCAAACAGTTCAGAAGACTCAGACAGACTCCCACCTGCTAAAACCACAACATCCTGTGGAACATCTCTGAATAATGTTACtaaagagatgtgtgtgtgtctgtgtgtgtgcacactacTGCACGTTTGCTTTAATGTGATGTATCTGTGagtcatgagaaaaaaaataagtgaactATACGTAT includes the following:
- the cd226 gene encoding CD226 antigen isoform X2; translation: MEAVQKDHWYFVVLIFLPFLKVAAQHMEPATVRLEEGMVLNCLCPWDGNLSLVSWTKLPDKNLVAVFHPEYGVDFSHHYRERIEFLRTTPMDGSISMRNVTHQDIGLYHCSVQTFPQGPWTRNIQVEDLDEPPEEDNSTESSIPEVIEADTELLAELDNNLTISCNHEHNGSVYQVILEKMPHGQPWGIIGVCKKVEGGLLAEDYSDRGRVSCADSLDVNLHLTGVERKDGGFYRCTFSTDAGVRTTTVLLTVPPPGGFSLSVYMMYIYIGAGAAGLILLVAIIILAVKHRKKNRREEYRVKLHPSQRQWWGKCPVLVEQFSVIEGVSGCNWIHSH
- the cd226 gene encoding CD226 antigen isoform X3 → MEAVQKDHWYFVVLIFLPFLKVAAQHMEPATVRLEEGMVLNCLCPWDGNLSLVSWTKLPDKNLVAVFHPEYGVDFSHHYRERIEFLRTTPMDGSISMRNVTHQDIGLYHCSVQTFPQGPWTRNIQVEDLDEPPEEDNSTESSIPEVIEADTELLAELDNNLTISCNHEHNGSVYQVILEKMPHGQPWGIIGVCKKVEGGLLAEDYSDRGRVSCADSLDVNLHLTGVERKDGGFYRCTFSTDAGVRTTTVLLTVPPPGGFSLSVYMMYIYIGAGAAGLILLVAIIILAVKHRKKNRREEYRVKLHPSQRQKWRQWQRP
- the cd226 gene encoding CD226 antigen isoform X1 encodes the protein MEAVQKDHWYFVVLIFLPFLKVAAQHMEPATVRLEEGMVLNCLCPWDGNLSLVSWTKLPDKNLVAVFHPEYGVDFSHHYRERIEFLRTTPMDGSISMRNVTHQDIGLYHCSVQTFPQGPWTRNIQVEDLDEPPEEDNSTESSIPEVIEADTELLAELDNNLTISCNHEHNGSVYQVILEKMPHGQPWGIIGVCKKVEGGLLAEDYSDRGRVSCADSLDVNLHLTGVERKDGGFYRCTFSTDAGVRTTTVLLTVPPPGGFSLSVYMMYIYIGAGAAGLILLVAIIILAVKHRKKNRREEYRVKLHPSQRQPNFYENISVCPRMAKESRQIRNFPVYANLQTVRSHKTKCQLHNK